A stretch of Castanea sativa cultivar Marrone di Chiusa Pesio chromosome 2, ASM4071231v1 DNA encodes these proteins:
- the LOC142625467 gene encoding small ribosomal subunit protein RACK1x-like, giving the protein MCTDNSDIIVIASRDKSISLWNLTKDEPLPLRRGHGLSSDGQFALSGSWDGKLRLWDLQAGVSTRLFVGHTKDVLSVAFSINNRQIVSASHDRTIKLWNTRTGSRAFLSLGECFSCVRFSP; this is encoded by the coding sequence ATGTGCACCGACAACAGCGACATCATCGTCATTGCCTCTCGCGACAAATCCATCAGCCTCTGGAACCTCACCAAGGACGAGCCACTCCCACTTCGTCGAGGACATGGTCTCTCCTCCGACGGCCAGTTCGCTCTCTCCGGCTCCTGGGACGGCAAGCTCCGCCTCTGGGACCTCCAGGCCGGCGTCTCTACCCGCCTCTTCGTCGGCCACACCAAAGACGTCCTCTCCGTCGCTTTCTCAATCAACAACCGTCAGATCGTCTCTGCTTCCCATGACCGCACAATCAAGCTCTGGAACACCAGGACTGGGTCTCGTGCGTTCCTTTCCCTCGGAGAATGCTTCTCGTGCGTTCGTTTCAGCCCCTAA
- the LOC142625466 gene encoding uncharacterized protein LOC142625466 — translation MKVIPQEMRVFKSDRYNNNRPRRDFAGQFGPIVPHVVNIVFREPVHQLLEKIRNEPYFKWPNKMAEDPTKRNQNLQCHYHQDVGHTTKNCRTLWNHLEQLVKEGRLKQFLYHPNGQGSCSGSVSQGNNSSRPHLGTINVIFAAPGRTGSGLTRVMAVARTLAKESNSRPKRLRGNTPSILGFSEEDKIGTIQPHDDALGAQLKARRSYGLRFTTNKLQGKGCQTKKADSATCAIQSRGCKCRFYCGRRLFFLQAIVARPWLHALSAVSSTLHVKVKFPSRELIEEIVGS, via the exons atgaaggttatccctcaggagatgAGGGTTTTcaagtcggacagatacaacaataacaggCCCCGAAGAGATTTTGCTGGGCAATTTGGTCCTATTGTTCCACATGTGGTCAACAttgtattccgagaaccggtgcatcaaCTGTTGGAGAAAATTCGGAATGAACCATATTTCAAATGGCCCAACAAGATGGCTGAGGATCCTACGAAGCGAAATCAGAATCTCCAGTGCCATTATCATCAGGACGTAGGTCATACCACTAAAAATTGCAGGACTCtatggaatcatttggagcagttggtcAAGGAAGGTAGGTTAAAGCAGTTTTTGTATCATCCCAATGGGCAAGGAAGCTGTTCAGGTTCGGTGAGCCAAGGGAATAATTCGTCAAGGCCTCAtctgggaacaattaatgttatttttgctgctccTGGTAGAACTGGTTCTGGACTTACTAGGGTGATGGCTGTGGCACGAACTTTGGCCAAGGAGTCTAACTCTAGGCCGAAAAGGCTTCGGGGAAATACTCCATCTATTTTAGGTTTCTCGGAAGAGGACAAGATTGGGACTATCCAACCACATGACGATGCATTG GGGGCTCAACTTAAAGCTCGAAGATCTTATGGCTTACGATTCACCACTAATAAGCTTCAAGGGAAAGGCTGTCAAACCAAAAAGGCAGATTCGGCTACCTGTGCAATCCAGTCCAGAGGTTGTAAAtgtagattttattgtggtagacgCTTATTCTTCCTACAggccattgtggcaagaccttggctgcatgcccTAAGTGCTGTTTCTTCAACTCTACATGTCAAGGTGAAGTTCCCGTCTAGGGAACTGATTGAGGAAATTGTTGGGAGCTAA